In Papaver somniferum cultivar HN1 chromosome 1, ASM357369v1, whole genome shotgun sequence, a genomic segment contains:
- the LOC113321580 gene encoding uncharacterized protein LOC113321580: MEKSELSHQRSERKLPPSPRPAPWLVFPHGKIPKFQTFCDISEENSKSFKKFIPELSIKRYWQKNSHQGWVIVLNFDDEDPNFNYKEFFLWNPASLETIHLPSLPDLVDDHTVKDVVLSSPPQLSRNSCYDDNVDNASMVYILYHCGGRRYILIYCHPGEKEWRKHEFVDVGDHLQSMFYYKGKLFVMCLNYAFIEITIQHGSGIEDTETLAVSDPISLTYNSSRLEVVAGDLPCRCQFYYVESFGEVFQIRRLCFPRGIYENCVTSIDVWKLDFSSMTWEEVESMDDCVFFVSNNTQLSCLASDLGYSKGFVYYTRDEEMSLYKYDLEDDSILLSFPCPDLPRPWCTPEWLIIYATPRFGYSIRTTEHVSTKNECIHKVIAATENGTLDKKGDKEDVKEWMMLKDDHMVWLISNYLHTLDYIHLRGVGKKYHTMLDLRRSSSTKTVQTTDLSPWLVFPTHQAVYNFVNPMHYNENYLMNVPEFLKASRIRFSKGGWLLLSKGKTLFFYNPFTRSTVKLPDLPDSCLHYAFTGISFSSLPTCSDCVVFAINKRFRDEVEILFIKRGDESWTQDVCSNVYLPTRRKNMDFELNFNNPVFYRGAFYCLDLNGTLGIFKLGPDISWEILTMINPPNCEYIYKSFLVECDGKLMSVLLGHLGKWVRIFRLNDIDMVWVEVKHLGQHMFCISNTSCTSAKAPTSRMENKIFFPRLHNEGIVYYSLDTGMYHSFGSKHCAKDYRDSKENLHCSWIEPNWSETQDRYLNWLNI, from the exons ATGGAAAAATCAGAGTTATCACATCAGAGAAGCGAACGAAAGCTCCCACCATCACCAAGACCAGCACCTTGGCTTGTTTTCCCACATGGAAAAATCCCTAAGTTTCAGACTTTCTGTGATATTTCTGAAGAGAATAGCAAATCATTCAAAAAATTCATACCAGAGTTGAGTATTAAGAGATATTGGCAGAAGAATTCTCATCAAGGATGGGTAATCGTTCTtaattttgatgatgaagacccaaatttcaattataaagaattTTTTCTATGGAATCCTGCTTCACTAGAAACCATACACTTACCTAGTTTACCAGATCTGGTTGATGATCATACAGTCAAAGATGTTGTTTTGTCTTCACCTCCTCAGCTCAGTAGAAATAGCTGCTATGATGATAATGTTGATAATGCTTCTATGGTTTATATCCTTTATCATTGCGGCGGAAGGCGCTATATTCTAATCTATTGTCACCCTGGTGAAAAAGAATGGAGAAAACATGAGTTTGTTGATGTTGGTGACCATCTTCAATCAATGTTTTATTACAAGGGTAAGTTGTTTGTAATGTGTTTAAATTATGCTTTCATCGAGATCACAATACAACATGGTTCTGGCATTGAGGATACCGAAACTCTCGCTGTAAGTGATCCTATTAGTCTCACTTACAACAGTTCCCGACTTGAAGTGGTAGCAGGAGATTTACCTTGTCGATGTCAATTCTATTATGTAGAATCTTTTGGTGAAGTTTTTCAAATTCGTAGACTTTGCTTTCCAAGAGGTATATATGAAAACTGTGTGACCAGCATAGATGTGTGGAAATTGGACTTCTCTTCAATGACTTGGGAGGAAGTGGAAAGCATGGATGACTGCGTCTTCTTTGTGAGTAACAATACACAACTGTCTTGCTTGGCCTCAGATTTGGGTTATTCAAAGGGTTTTGTGTATTATACACGTGATGAAGAAATGAGCTTGTACAAATATGACTTGGAAGATGATAGCATTTTGCTTTCTTTCCCATGTCCTGATTTACCACGTCCATGGTGCACGCCTGAATGGTTGATAATTTATGCAACTCCAAG ATTCGGTTACAGTATAAGAACAACAGAACATGTGTCAACAAAGAATGAATGCATACATAAAGTTATTGCGGCAACTGAGAACGGAACATTGGACAAAAAAGGTGATAAAGAGGATGTTAAGGAATGGATGATGCTTAAGGATGATCATATGGTATGGTTGATATCAAATTATCTGCATACACTGGATTACATACATTTACGTGGAGTCGGTAAAAAATATCATACGATGTTAGATTTGAGAAGATCCTCATCTACCAAGACAGTGCAGACCACAGATTTATCCCCATGGCTGGTTTTCCCTACACACCAAGCAGTCTACAACTTTGTAAATCCAATGCATTATAATGAGAACTACCTCATGAACGTCCCTGAATTTCTGAAAGCTTCTAGAATTCGCTTCTCAAAAGGTGGATGGTTGCTCTTGTCAAAAGGCAAGACTTTGTTCTTCTACAATCCTTTTACGAGATCAACTGTCAAACTTCCAGACTTGCCAGATTCGTGCCTTCATTATGCTTTCACAGGTATCTCATTCTCGTCCTTGCCGACTTGTTCAGATTGCGTAGTCTTTGCCATTAATAAAAGGTTTCGTGATGAGGTTGAAATCTTGTTTATCAAACGGGGAGATGAAAGTTGGACCCAGGATGTCTGTAGTAACGTTTATTTACCCACCAGAAGGAAAAATATGGATTTCGAGCTAAACTTTAACAATCCGGTTTTCTACCGTGGAGCTTTTTATTGCTTAGACCTCAACGGAACTTTGGGGATATTTAAATTAGGGCCTGACATTAGTTGGGAAATTCTCACCATGATAAACCCACCAAATTGCGAGTATATTTACAAGAGTTTCTTGGTGGAGTGTGACGGAAAACTTATGTCTGTGTTATTAGGCCATTTAGGAAAATGGGTTCGTATTTTTAGATTGAACGACATTGATATGGTTTGGGTTGAAGTCAAACATTTGGGTCAGCATATGTTTTGTATTAGCAATACTTCTTGTACCTCTGCAAAGGCTCCGACTAGTCGAATGGAGAACAAGATTTTTTTTCCCAGGTTGCATAATGAAGGAATTGTATACTATTCTCTTGATACGGGTATGTATCACTCTTTTGGGAGTAAACATTGTGCTAAAGATTATCGTGATTCGAAAGAGAACTTGCACTGCAGCTGGATTGAACCAAATTGGTCGGAgactcaagatagatatcttaaCTGGCTTAACATCTAG